A region from the Lentisphaera profundi genome encodes:
- a CDS encoding B12-binding domain-containing radical SAM protein: MKAEILLITPPLTQLNTPYPGTAYLSYFLRAQAYEVNQLDLGLDLILSMFSSDGLKDIFDFCSDESEKLDLASQKILALRHDYQNCADAVLRFLQNKDLTLAQSIFSRHYLPEGPRFKILDEMGAEVFGKMAVQDSARFLATLFLEDLGDFVRKNIDPGFGFSRYQEKISLSASSFDHIEQGLQLEESFLDQKILEVLAQKLGDQNPQVIGLSIPFPGNLYGGLKCAQYLRERFPESAIVLGGGYVNTELRDLEDPRIFDYVDFICLDDGELPLSQILKVIEGTGDLHDLARTFVLNAEGEVEYINNCKDKDFSHLETGMPDYTGLNLDDYLSIIELANPMHRLWNDGRWNKMTLAHGCYWKRCSFCDVTLDYIARYDEAPAKILVDRMLKLLDDTGISGFHFVDEAAPPSLLQDLAEEILSRGVKVSWWTNVRFERAFTKDLCRLLAEAGCIAVSGGLEVASERLLRKMKKGTGITQVCQSTKAFSDAGIMVHAYLMYGFPTETEQETIDSLEIVRQLFQEKMIYSGFWHRFALTVHSPIGKNPEEYDVQITGPEFAGFAKNELSHLDPLGCEHGKFSEGLKKALFNYMHDVGFEEDLDFWFEAQVPQTSHAPDLIRQRLMEFYKPVKVFAKDRVLWLGGELLIDDLKQEHCQVTFLSKRGDLSLKLPSPLAEWLYHLLPQLRIESDELVTYSELAAHYQEYFDSDFVLMRESDFWQKLEDFGLIYLRRR; this comes from the coding sequence TTGAAAGCTGAAATACTGTTAATAACACCCCCTTTAACGCAGTTAAATACCCCTTATCCAGGGACTGCGTATTTAAGTTATTTCTTACGTGCTCAAGCATATGAGGTGAATCAGCTTGATTTAGGTTTAGATTTAATTTTGAGTATGTTTTCGTCTGACGGATTAAAAGATATCTTTGATTTTTGTAGCGATGAATCTGAAAAATTAGATTTAGCTTCTCAGAAAATTTTAGCTTTGCGCCATGATTACCAAAATTGTGCAGATGCAGTATTGCGGTTTTTACAAAATAAAGATTTAACTTTAGCACAAAGTATTTTTAGCCGTCATTACTTGCCTGAAGGACCACGTTTTAAGATTTTAGATGAAATGGGTGCAGAGGTCTTTGGGAAAATGGCCGTGCAGGATAGTGCACGCTTTTTAGCGACCCTCTTCTTGGAGGATTTAGGAGATTTTGTACGTAAAAATATAGATCCCGGCTTTGGCTTCTCTCGTTATCAAGAAAAAATTTCACTATCCGCAAGTTCATTTGACCATATTGAGCAAGGCTTACAATTAGAAGAAAGTTTTTTAGATCAAAAAATACTAGAAGTATTGGCTCAGAAATTAGGTGATCAAAATCCACAAGTCATTGGTTTGAGTATTCCTTTCCCTGGAAATCTCTACGGCGGTTTAAAATGTGCGCAGTATTTACGTGAACGCTTTCCCGAAAGTGCCATTGTCTTAGGGGGTGGATATGTCAATACTGAGTTGCGTGATTTAGAAGATCCACGAATTTTTGATTATGTGGATTTTATCTGTTTAGATGATGGAGAATTACCCCTGAGCCAAATCCTAAAAGTTATAGAAGGAACGGGTGATTTACATGACTTAGCAAGAACCTTTGTCTTAAATGCTGAGGGTGAAGTAGAATATATAAATAATTGCAAAGATAAAGATTTTAGTCATTTAGAGACAGGTATGCCGGATTATACAGGCTTGAATCTAGACGATTATTTATCTATTATTGAACTAGCGAATCCCATGCACCGTCTTTGGAATGATGGGCGTTGGAATAAGATGACTTTGGCACATGGCTGTTACTGGAAGAGATGTAGTTTTTGTGATGTGACTTTAGATTATATTGCACGTTACGACGAAGCTCCAGCAAAGATTTTAGTTGATCGCATGCTTAAATTACTAGATGATACCGGGATAAGTGGCTTTCATTTTGTTGATGAAGCAGCGCCGCCTTCTTTACTGCAAGATTTAGCGGAAGAGATTTTGTCACGAGGGGTCAAAGTATCGTGGTGGACAAATGTACGTTTTGAGAGAGCTTTCACAAAAGACCTCTGTCGCCTCTTGGCAGAGGCTGGTTGTATTGCGGTTTCTGGTGGGCTTGAGGTCGCTTCTGAGCGTCTCTTGAGGAAGATGAAGAAAGGCACGGGAATAACTCAAGTGTGTCAGTCAACTAAAGCCTTTAGTGATGCTGGGATCATGGTGCATGCTTATTTGATGTATGGTTTTCCTACGGAGACGGAACAGGAAACAATTGATTCTTTAGAAATTGTGAGGCAGCTCTTTCAAGAAAAAATGATCTATTCGGGTTTTTGGCACCGATTTGCTCTCACCGTACATAGTCCCATAGGGAAAAATCCCGAAGAATATGATGTCCAAATTACAGGCCCAGAGTTTGCGGGTTTCGCAAAAAATGAACTGAGCCATTTGGATCCGCTAGGTTGCGAACATGGCAAGTTTAGTGAGGGCTTAAAAAAAGCCTTGTTTAATTATATGCACGATGTGGGTTTTGAAGAAGATTTAGACTTTTGGTTTGAAGCTCAGGTTCCACAAACGAGTCATGCACCTGATTTGATTCGTCAACGCCTTATGGAGTTTTATAAGCCAGTGAAAGTTTTTGCCAAGGATCGCGTTTTGTGGTTGGGAGGAGAGCTCTTAATTGATGATTTAAAGCAAGAGCATTGTCAAGTGACTTTTTTGTCAAAACGGGGCGATTTATCCTTGAAGCTACCATCTCCTTTAGCGGAGTGGCTGTACCATTTGTTACCACAGTTGCGGATCGAAAGTGATGAGCTAGTAACTTATTCGGAGTTGGCGGCCCACTATCAAGAATATTTTGATAGTGATTTTGTGTTGATGAGAGAGAGTGATTTTTGGCAGAAATTAGAAGATTTTGGTCTTATTTATTTAAGAAGACGGTGA